From Elephas maximus indicus isolate mEleMax1 chromosome 1, mEleMax1 primary haplotype, whole genome shotgun sequence, a single genomic window includes:
- the RPS12 gene encoding 40S ribosomal protein S12, with product MAEEGIAAGGVMDVNTALQEVLKTALIHDGLARGIREAAKALDKRQAHLCVLASNCDEPMYVKLVEALCAEHQINLIKVDDNKKLGEWVGLCKIDREGKPRKVVGCSCVVVKDYGKESQAKDVIEEYFKCKK from the exons ATGGCCGAGGAAGG CATTGCTGCTGGAGGTGTAATGGACGTTAACACCGCTTTACAAGAGGTGCTGAAGACCGCCCTCATCCACGATGGCCTAGCACGTGGAATCCGCGAAGCTGCCAAAGCCTTAGACAA GCGCCAAGCCCATCTTTGTGTGCTTGCGTCCAACTGTGATGAGCCTATGTATGTCAAGTTAGTAGAGGCCCTTTGTGCTGAACACCAAATCAACCTGATCAAG GTTGATGACAACAAGAAACTAGGGGAGTGGGTAGGCCTCTGCAAAAttgacagagagggaaaacccCGTAAAGTGGTTGGTTGCAGTTGTGTGGTTGTTAAG gactATGGCAAAGAATCACAGGCCAAGGATGTCATCGAAGAATATTTCAAATGcaagaaataa